Part of the Aquipuribacter hungaricus genome is shown below.
CCGGCCCTGGACCCGGCCCTGGACCCGGCCCTGGACCCGGCGCTCGACCCGGCCCTCGACCCGGCCGTCGACCCAGACCCCGACCTGCCCGCCGAGGAGGTCGACGACGAGGACGAGCTCGACCTGTCCTACGCCGACCCTGCCCGGGGCCCGGGCGGGCAGCTGCTCATGTGGTCGCGCCGGCGCACCGTGGTCGTCGCCGGCGACGGCGCGGGCCCCGAGGTCCGGGAGCTCGCCGACCCCGCCGCCTTCCCGCTGCTGGGGGAGCCGTCGTGCGGGGCCGGCGCGAGCAGCTCGGCCGTCGCGGCGTACCGGCACCTGCTCGACCTGCCCGGCCTCGGCGCGGACGTCGAGCGCGTCGTCGTCCTCGGCCGGCCGACGCTGAGCCGCCCGGTGACGCGCCTGCTCGCCCGCCCCGACGTCGAGGTCGTCCACGTCCCGCTGGCGGGGATGGCAGGCCCGGACCGTCCGCACCGGCGCGTCGCGGCCGTCATGGCGGCCAACCCGATGGCCGAGGACCTGGTCTGGCTGGACCGCTGGCTGCTGGCCGGGCGGCGGGCGCGCGCGGCCGTCGACGCCGTGCTGGACGGCTGGCAGGGCCTGTCCGGCCTGCACGTGGCCCGCGCCGTCGCCCGGGCCCAGCAGGACTACGGCGTCGACGGCCCGCCCCTGCTCGTCGGGGCGAGCAGCCTCGTGCGCGACCTCGACCTCGTGCTCGACCACGCGACGGAGCAGCCCCCGGTGCACGCCTCCCGCGGGCTGTCCGGCATCGACGGCACGGTGTCGACGGCGGCCGGCCTGGCGCTGGCCCGCTCCACCCCCGTGCGGGCCCTGCTCGGCGACCTGGCGTTCCTCCACGACAGCAACGGCCTGCTCGTCGGGCCGACGGAGGAGCGGCCGCCGGTGCAGGTCGTGCTCGGCAACGACGGCGGCGGCAGCATCTTCTCCCTGCTCGAGCACGGCGAGGAGCGGTTCGCGGCGGTGCACGAGCGGTTCTTCGCCACCCCGCAGGACGTCGACGTGGCCGCGCTCTGCCGTGCCCACCATGTGCCCCACCGGCTGGTCACCACGGAGGCCGAGCTGGACGACGAGCTCGCCGGCTGGGACGGCAGCAGCCAGGTCCTCGAGTGCGTGCTCGACCGTCACCGGTCGCGCGCGCTGGCCCG
Proteins encoded:
- the menD gene encoding 2-succinyl-5-enolpyruvyl-6-hydroxy-3-cyclohexene-1-carboxylate synthase — encoded protein: MDDASTLAARGVVQGLVDAGVEHVVLCPGSRSAPLAYALHAAEQAGLLSVHVRVDERSAGFTALGVGRGGAAPAAVVTTSGTAVANLLPAVWEAHHGLVPLLLLTADRPARLRGTWANQTTPLQAGAFTGAALASLDLASSDDVDWAGVVVGAVARTLGVAADGTRDGRRGPVHLDLGLDEPLVPDDLSWEPEPPRGPVLPELLADPDADRPVHPLEDLAAVAGADDPALDPALDPALDPALDPALDPALDPALDPALDPALDPALDPALDPAVDPDPDLPAEEVDDEDELDLSYADPARGPGGQLLMWSRRRTVVVAGDGAGPEVRELADPAAFPLLGEPSCGAGASSSAVAAYRHLLDLPGLGADVERVVVLGRPTLSRPVTRLLARPDVEVVHVPLAGMAGPDRPHRRVAAVMAANPMAEDLVWLDRWLLAGRRARAAVDAVLDGWQGLSGLHVARAVARAQQDYGVDGPPLLVGASSLVRDLDLVLDHATEQPPVHASRGLSGIDGTVSTAAGLALARSTPVRALLGDLAFLHDSNGLLVGPTEERPPVQVVLGNDGGGSIFSLLEHGEERFAAVHERFFATPQDVDVAALCRAHHVPHRLVTTEAELDDELAGWDGSSQVLECVLDRHRSRALARAVADAARGAALTG